One genomic region from Halobacteriovorax vibrionivorans encodes:
- a CDS encoding Kazal-type serine protease inhibitor family protein, protein MKIISLLLILSQFQIYALLCSKDYLPVCANGVTYTNACMAESSGATDIKNGACEVVEKKKNKPSHVSPPKPSTCVCPMIWKPVCGVDGKTYGSSCNARCKGVPIKHQGACDKIESH, encoded by the coding sequence ATGAAAATAATATCTCTTCTTTTAATTTTATCTCAGTTTCAAATATATGCTCTTCTTTGTTCAAAAGATTACCTTCCGGTTTGTGCCAATGGAGTTACTTATACAAATGCTTGTATGGCAGAGTCTTCAGGAGCAACTGATATAAAGAATGGTGCTTGTGAAGTTGTTGAAAAAAAGAAAAATAAGCCTTCTCATGTTTCTCCGCCTAAACCATCTACTTGTGTATGTCCTATGATTTGGAAACCTGTTTGTGGTGTTGATGGAAAAACTTATGGTAGCTCATGTAATGCTCGATGCAAGGGTGTTCCAATTAAGCATCAAGGGGCCTGTGACAAGATAGAATCTCACTAG